In Chroicocephalus ridibundus chromosome 2, bChrRid1.1, whole genome shotgun sequence, the DNA window TCCAGCGGGCGGGGGCGAGGCCTGAGAGAGCGAGGAAGGGCGCACGCGCCGCCAGAGGCGCGGGCTGTCGCGTGCCGCCCGTTGGAGGCGCTGctaggccggggcgggggggtggcctGTGGTGGCCTGTGGTGAGTAACAGGCCGGAGTGtccggcctcctcctcctcctcatcccgcTGGTGTATCCCCGCGGCACCTGGTTGCGTGTCAGTGGGGTCCCCTCAGCTTTAGGCCCCCACCCTGGCAGTGGTGGGCCAGTGCCGGCCGGGGTTGAAGGCAGCAGCGTGCCCAAGCCGGCCTTAGTGAGCGGGAAGCTGGAGGAGGTTGCTCTGCGCTCTGGGAATTGTTGCCGCCGTAGGAAGCagcaaaaaaagctgtttcccTAGTCCCGGCATCCCCCCAAGCAGCTGGCACCTACTCTCCAAAAAACCCTGAAGTCCATCAAGGGGGCTTACTTGGAATCGGCTTGGGGTATTTGGTGCTGCCAGCTTCTGCTGGGGAGTGATACGGGGAGTATCACAGCTGACAGGGTCTGGGAGAGGTTGGAAGTGTGAGCATCCCATTTCCATCCAAGTTTCAATCCTTATtgcctttccaaaggaaatactgtagggaatgtatttttttcttgtaacttcCAGGCTATGCACAGGAAGCTATCAAATGCTCCCCTTCCAGAGCAGATGGCTGGAATCCAGATGAGTGCATGCAAAACTTGTGCAGGAATGAAAATAAGCCTGCCTTCTCCCATATCACACTGTTACATCTTCCTGAATCATTAAAAGATGACCATGCCCACTCATTCAATGGACCTCCATTCTTTGTGACTGTTTTCCAAGGCTTGCTGCTGATTGCATAATATTGATGCTGCCTGTACTGGGAGTAGTCACTTTGATAGAAgatgcttttagaaaaagaagtgtttcaaaatgggaaagcagcagaagcGTTCCCGGGGTAGTGAATGTGTGGTAGCATGAAACCTTACAGTGTGACCACATGATGGCACCATAATCATatgaactgaaaagaaatgtgtgTGCAAGTGTACTGTAATTGTTAGTGGTTAGCTCTTCGGTCACTAAGGCAGATCCCACACTAAAAATTttgtgtgcttatttttttttaaaacacttaaaattaatCTTCTAGGATCAGAATCAATTGTGTGAGATAGTGTTCTTcccatttgtaaaaataaacGAAAACAAATTTAATAACCAAAGTAGCATATTTATTATTAGATTATTAGTGACAAGCAGTTAAGAATGTTGGAGTTATTCTGATGGTCCAGTGTTATTTAATGATATTGGTTCTTAGTCCACTTGTAAGACCCTGAATTTGTCCTGCCTGCTCTTTCAGCATGATAGCAACCTGTTATGAAGAggaatttcccttcttttttcattcttatgggctattctaagaaaaaaaagggtgtggAAGGGGAAGAAATCAAGAAGTCTAACACACAAAAGTTAACCAACTTTAATGGTTTGTATAATACAAAATATTATTACAATCTATTGGCAGAGTCCGTAGTTGAATGCACCAGCAGTGCTACCACATACTATGTTTTCTGTTATCTCCTTGAATGTGGATCACAGTTCACTACAGTAGCTGACATCTGAGATGTTGGCATTTGCTGAAGCGTGTTTCCTTCTCGGTGAAGTGATAGAAACTCCTGGTAAGCTGCTCATCCACTGGGCCACCAATCTCTAAGTTCCACCTCTTCCCTTCAGAAGCTGCTTGTCACTTGGAAAGATCCATGCTGTAGAAGAGAACACCACAGAGGATTGGGGCTGCTTTTTGACAAGTCTCTCAGAAAGCTTGTCGGTGTGGTTGTGCACACTTGGTTGTTGTACTTTGCTCCTGCAGGGCTCGTCGAGATACACACCTTGATGCTCTCCAGAGAAAGTAACTTAAGGTGAGGCGTCTTAGGGGCCAAAAGAAAGTTCTTGTCAAGAGCAgactaaaatataaaaatattttcataaatgtattctagaaggaaaaacaaaaagccagccTATCCAGAAGTTACTGCCTGTAGCTTTctatctctttaaaaaataaatgcatatatttgtTGTTTTATGCTGAAATTACACAATTTCTGCTTATACTGATATAGTTACGTGTTTTAAAAGCATATACAAAGTCCAGAAAGTAACCGATGCACAGAGTCTTAAAAAAGAGTATGCAGCTGAAAATCTTGTAAATTTGAAGGTGCAGTATACTTTTGTTATACTTCCCATGTGGATGTAGTCCAAAAGAGGTGCTTAATATGACAAAACTGAATAACTTAAAACAAGTGGTTTGATAGGCAAAGATTTCCCTATTTCACTTCCTGCTTTCACAAGCCCTTGGCAATGTAAAATCTCTTTGGGGCTATTTGAAACATTTGCTTCTttgaaagtattatttaaaagGTTATCTAGAGGAGTTGGGAAACAGAAATCGCCCTGCTGGATAAGAATAGCAATCAAAGTATTCACTTTTAATTTCCTGTCTCCAGAGTTATCTAAAACTGTATGTCCTAGGGAAAGTATAAGAAGTGTTAGAAAGGACAACTTGGCCTAAATCAATTAATAGGTTGATTATGGTATGATCTTAAGCACATGAGTATCCCCATAtttatttaatctcttctttGTGTTCAAGTGTTTTGTGGGATCTGAGCTTTAAGGGGAAGCCCAGTCATTTGACCACTTGACTAATTATGGAAGCTTCTCTCTCTGTAAAACTCctaagtttcagaaaaaaacccattgtTATAGCCCACAAATGATACctgcttctaaaacaaaaaagagataCTCTGTGTCCTTGACTCTGTAGAGCAGTGAATATGTTTCCGTATTCATATATTTTGATAACTTAAGTGTTTATAGCATATGTTTATCTCTAAAAACATCGGAGTCAATCATGTTCAGAGATCATTTTCACACCTCTAATGCTGTTGTGGTTTTGCAGCCATTACAGCTGcattcatttcatatttaaagtTTTTCTCTTATGTAGGCTAGAAAAATGGCAAGCAAAATCACCGCACTAAAAAGCTAAAACCCTGTTGACTCATTGTCCACATTTGATCTAACCTGGTTAAAGCTCCGTGtgcaatactttatttttaaaatattctaaacgCATTGATTTTCTGATCAATGATAATTTGTTATATTAGCTTTTTAGTATGAGTGGCATATAAAACAGCAGTTGATTAAAAGAGAGCCTTCTGAAGTATCAAACTTGCAAGTCACTTAGATATCAGCACCTAGTAGTTAAAACTATTATGAGAAAGATACAAGAGGTTGGTACTTAACCATACGGAAAGGGAAATACACGTTGAAATGTCAGAGTCTCTtctaaatgaataaaattttCCTATGCCACTTGTAAAGATTCTGTATCACGGACCTCAGTAGTTTAGCATTATTTACAGAGATACACAACCAGACTAGTAAAAGATGTGACTGAGACAGAGTTTAAATGAGTGAGATATCTTGTGTAAGGTACAGTCAAGAAATGTTTCCAAAGAACCAGCGTAAATTTCTAACCTCTAGTTCACTTCAAAAAATCAGTTTATGAGCCTGCTAGCTTAGGCCCTCAGCCTTTGTGTGCTTTTGAGCCCTGTAGTACAAAACTATGCATTtacattcacaaaaaaaagagaacactttttttccctacagaatcCCGTGTTACCATGTCTAGGTAGCTAATTTGATACATCCTTTTCGTTTATGTACAAATACCCAAATGTATCAGCAAATACAAACTTTGCTTTATATGTGTTCTGTGATCTTCTGCAGCTGCCTTAGAGCCAGTATCCAGGACGGATTCCACAGGCTTTCATGACAGACTTGATTTCACAAAAGTCAATTCCACTTTTTCACTAGACACAATTTACAATGCAGCAGAAACTTCTTGTTCTCCAGTAGATTGTGTGTAGGTGGAGCTAGCCCGTTCAGCTGTGTCGACATAGAAAACGGGACAGTATTTAGAGAAGTGGAATGCAATCTGCTTTCGGAAAAAGCTATGAAGATACTTCCTAAATTTTTCTCCAGCAAAGGCATAAATTACAGGGTTGATACAACAGTGGATCATTGAGATTGTTTCTGTCACTTGGGTTGCTTTGTGCAGTTGACCACTGCCTTCACAAGTAGTGATGGAAAACATGCCCTGAAAATCACGCAAGAGAATGCAAATGTTATATGGTGCCCAGAACAAAAAGTAGACAATCATGATGATAAAAATAAGCCTGACTGCTTTATGTTTCTTCTCATTCCTACATTGCAGTAATGTCTTTATAATTTGTGTGTAGCTGCAGATCATAATTACCATTGGAATAATAAGTCCCAGGATGTTCATTTTTAAGGTCAGGAATTGCTTCCATACATTTCTCTGCTCTGATGGATAATGAGCACTGCAAGTATAACGTGAATTTTCCTTTTGAGTTTTGTGAAATACTGTCCCAGGAACAGAAGCAAAAATGGCAACAGCCCAAGTGACAGCGCTGGTGAGGATGCCATAGGTAACTGTCCTAGCTTTTAAAGCAAACACCGCATGCACTATGGCCAGATACCTGTCTAGGGTCAACAGGATTATGAAGAAGATGCCGCTGTAGAAGCCAAGGAGGTAGACACCTGAGAGAATTCTACAAAGCACATCCCCAAAAATCCAGTCGTGAACAGCATAATAAGcccaaaaagggagagaaaatataaacagCAAATCAGAAATTGCCAAATTGAGCAGGTAGATGTCAGTCATACTCCTCAGTCTCTTGTACTTTACTAGGATAAGGACAACGAGCATGTTGCCTATGAAGCCAAATATCACCACCAAAGAATAAAGCGGTGGCAAAAGTTTTGCTGCAAAGTGCTTTTCCTCAGTTCCTGGGCATGGCGTTGAATCACTGTAGTCAAATTCTGTCGTCAGTGACCAGTCGGCTAAGTCCATGGTTTGGTTTTCCATGGTGTGTTgttctggaaatgaagaaaaagatgttaaacTAGAGGAAACTCCAAGCTTGGCAGTGAGGGAAATGAAACATGCTGATGTCCTCTTCTGGAATGCATTTTGCTGTTGAGCACATCAGCATTGCTACGTCAAGGTACGGAAGCCAAACGAACTTGCGGAGCTCCCAGGAAACCCATCTATATACCTGTGAAGTCACGTTGCTGCATGTTGGAAGTGCACGGCGTGTCATTTGCTATGTGTACGCTCTGTGGTGCGTTTTTCCTCCTCAGTAGAGCCTGCCAGCTGCCTGACCCAACCGGGAGCAGAGGAATGATGAATTTAATCCAAGCAGTGGAGAgtttggggttgttgtggtcAGCAGTGGCTTTCCAAAGGGGTAGAGCAAGCCAGCAAGGCAGCAACAGGGAAGCCCAGCAGCTGGCATGCAGAGCGTAGCCGTGCTTCTCCTTAGGACCTGGCCACCTCCTCATGGTGCCAGCCTGTACTGTAGCCCTCGCCCAGGGAGGACCGGGCATCGGCAAGGTGTAAAGCAGTGCCTGCAAAGGCGCTGTGACCTGGGTAAAACACACTGAGTGCTGCTTGTTCAGGTTGTTCATGACTTCTTGGGAGCCTTAATGCCTGTGGGAATCAGGTGTAGAAATGACCTTTGCATAGTAGTAAACATACGCACCTGGTGGACCTGCTGTCCTGGGTGTTGCAGAGCAGCAAGTTGGCAGCGTTGGTCTGGGTTAAAATGGCAAATGTTGTGTCCTTCACAGAGTCTGGGTCAGGCGTAGGCCATGGAAGCGTGCTGGTCTTGGGTGGCTCCGGAATGAAAATGCTGCGCGGTCCTGTAGAAAGAACAGACAGGCAAAGACCTTGGCAAATGGCATAAGGGGTGGCAGTTGCTATCAGCGTGGCATGTATCTGTGTCTGTTGACACCTTTATCTGTTGTGGCATCTTCCTGTCAATTGAAAAACCTCCCCAGTGCTCAGGGATGCAAGAAGTTTTGATTCCCTGTTTCAGTAGCTGTTTAGCAGCCGTGATTTAGGAACTCGAAAGTTGAGATTGGCTCAGTGTCTTGGAGAGGGCACAAAGGCAGGAGGCCAATATGGGCATCGCTATGAGTGTGCACTAACGGTTCTCCATGTGTAGCGGTTGTTTGAT includes these proteins:
- the LOC134511429 gene encoding C-C chemokine receptor type 5-like, coding for MENQTMDLADWSLTTEFDYSDSTPCPGTEEKHFAAKLLPPLYSLVVIFGFIGNMLVVLILVKYKRLRSMTDIYLLNLAISDLLFIFSLPFWAYYAVHDWIFGDVLCRILSGVYLLGFYSGIFFIILLTLDRYLAIVHAVFALKARTVTYGILTSAVTWAVAIFASVPGTVFHKTQKENSRYTCSAHYPSEQRNVWKQFLTLKMNILGLIIPMVIMICSYTQIIKTLLQCRNEKKHKAVRLIFIIMIVYFLFWAPYNICILLRDFQGMFSITTCEGSGQLHKATQVTETISMIHCCINPVIYAFAGEKFRKYLHSFFRKQIAFHFSKYCPVFYVDTAERASSTYTQSTGEQEVSAAL